Proteins from one Bactrocera neohumeralis isolate Rockhampton chromosome 3, APGP_CSIRO_Bneo_wtdbg2-racon-allhic-juicebox.fasta_v2, whole genome shotgun sequence genomic window:
- the LOC126752761 gene encoding ficolin-2-like isoform X7 has product MAHRLIFLSILCGHLLYSGNCAAAIQSSANIAPFPTYFDDDKFLSLKLESLACKKPSSCIEALRQENGEYAESGVYELYLPEFLRHPFNVYCLRDPNGGEPWTIIQRRQSNDTDFYREWVEYERGFGDLNANFFLGLDKIHALTHSRSHELWFQFEDFQNEKRFAKYQSFAIGNAQDKYELIALGQYSGTAGDSFTYHHGSKFTTKDSDNDKYSGNCAVYFKGAWWYNACSHSNLNGLYSGEEYPKSQKGGGVMWSSWRGESYSLKYVHMAIRPKYYQ; this is encoded by the exons ATGGCGCATCGTTTGATCTTCTTGTCCATTTTGTGTGGTCATCTTTTGTATTCGGGGAATTGTGCGGCAGCTATTCAAAGTAGCGCCAACATAGcg CCATTTCCCACCTATTTTGATGACGATAAGTTCTTGAGCCTAAAACTAGAATCATTAGCATGCAAGAAACCATCTTCTTGTATCGAAGCGCTGCGTCAAGAAAACGGGGAATATGCAGAGAGTGGTGTTTATGAACTTTACTTGCCTGAATTTCTTCGTCACCCTTTTAATGTTTATTGCCTACGTGATCCCAACGGCGGTGAACCATGGACCATAATTCAACGTCGACAAAGCAACGACACCGACTTCTACCGCGAGTGGGTTGAATATGAACGCGGTTTCGGCGATTTGAATGCCAATTTCTTTCTCGGCTTGGATAAAATACATGCGTTGACTCACTCGCGATCTCATGAGCTTTGGTTTCAATTTGAGGATTTTCAAAATGAGAAACGTTTTGCTAAGTACCAGAGTTTCGCTATAGGCAATGCTCAGGATAAGTATGAGTTAATTGCGCTTGGACAATATTCAGGCACGGCTGGTGACTCGTTCACTTATCATCACGGTTCAAAATTCACCACTAAAGATAGTGATAATGACAAATATAGTGGTAACTGTGCAGTATATTTTAAGGGGGCTTGGTGGTATAATGCTTGTAGTCACAG CAATCTGAACGGTTTATATTCAGGAGAAGAATATCCAAAAAGTCAGAAAGGCGGAGGCGTAATGTGGTCTTCCTGGCGTGGAGAATCCTACTCcctcaaatatgtacatatggctaTAAGACCAAAGTATTATCAGTGA
- the LOC126752761 gene encoding angiopoietin-related protein 2-like isoform X3, protein MALRLIFLSILCGHLLYSGNCAAPIPSSANVAPFLTYLCDDDLLKSAVNKVEHLSLKLENYNLRMQSELMAMKEQLLREVKTNLELLDSKITTKCNEANKNVVAAPPATKKPSSCTEAMRQENGKYAESGVYELNLPEFLRHPFNVYCLRDPNGGEPWTIIQRRQSNDTDFYREWVEYERGFGDLNANFFLGLDKIHALTHSRSHELWFQFEDFQNEKRFAKYQSFAIGNAQDKYELIALGQYSGTAGDSFTYHHGSKFTTKDSDNDKYSGNCAVYFKGAWWYNACSHSNLNGLYSGEEYPKSQKGGGVMWSSWRGESYSLKYVHMAIRPKYYQ, encoded by the exons ATGGCGCTTCGTTTGATATTCTTGTCCATTTTGTGTGGGCATCTTTTGTATTCCGGGAATTGTGCAGCACCTATTCCAAGTAGCGCCAATGTAGCG CCATTTCTCACCTATCTTTGTGACGATGATTTATTGAAGAGCGCGGTCAACAAGGTAGAGCATTTGAGCTTGAAATTAGAGAATTATAATCTGCG taTGCAAAGTGAATTAATGGCAATGAAGGAGCAGCTTCTTCGCGAAGTAAAAACGAATCTCGAATTGCTAGATTCGAAAATTACAACGAAGTG TAATGAAGCCAACAAAAATGTGGTTGCTGCGCCCCCTGCAACTAAGAAACCATCTTCTTGTACCGAAGCGATGCGTCAAGAAAACGGGAAATATGCGGAGAGTGGTGTTTATGAACTTAAT TTGCCTGAATTTCTTCGTCACCCTTTTAATGTTTATTGCCTACGTGATCCCAACGGCGGTGAACCATGGACCATAATTCAACGTCGACAAAGCAACGACACCGACTTCTACCGCGAGTGGGTTGAATATGAACGCGGTTTCGGCGATTTGAATGCCAATTTCTTTCTCGGCTTGGATAAAATACATGCGTTGACTCACTCGCGATCTCATGAGCTTTGGTTTCAATTTGAGGATTTTCAAAATGAGAAACGTTTTGCTAAGTACCAGAGTTTCGCTATAGGCAATGCTCAGGATAAGTATGAGTTAATTGCGCTTGGACAATATTCAGGCACGGCTGGTGACTCGTTCACTTATCATCACGGTTCAAAATTCACCACTAAAGATAGTGATAATGACAAATATAGTGGTAACTGTGCAGTATATTTTAAGGGGGCTTGGTGGTATAATGCTTGTAGTCACAG CAATCTGAACGGTTTATATTCAGGAGAAGAATATCCAAAAAGTCAGAAAGGCGGAGGCGTAATGTGGTCTTCCTGGCGTGGAGAATCCTACTCcctcaaatatgtacatatggctaTAAGACCAAAGTATTATCAGTGA
- the LOC126752761 gene encoding techylectin-5A-like isoform X2 — protein sequence MALRLIFLSILCGHLLYSGNCAAPIQSSANVAPFLTYLCDDDLLKSAVNKVEHLSLKLENYNLRMQSELMAMKEQLLREVKTNLELLDSKITTKCNEANKNVVAAPPATKKPSSCTEAMRQENGKYAESGVYELNLPEFLNHPFYVYCLRDANGGEPWTIIQRRQSNDTDFYRGWFEYEHGFGDLNANFFLGLDKIHALTNSQTHELWFQLEDFENEKRVAKYESFAIGNAQDTYKLIVLGQYSGSAGDSFTTHRGEKFTTKDSHNDKDASNCAVQYTGAWWYKKCHASNLNGLYLGGEFPKDQFAKGVVWQAWRGYYYSLKYVHMAIRPKYYY from the exons CCATTTCTCACCTATCTTTGTGACGATGATTTATTGAAGAGCGCGGTCAACAAGGTAGAGCATTTGAGCTTGAAATTAGAGAATTATAATCTGCG taTGCAAAGTGAATTAATGGCAATGAAGGAGCAGCTTCTTCGCGAAGTAAAAACGAATCTCGAATTGCTAGATTCGAAAATTACAACGAAGTG TAATGAAGCCAACAAAAATGTGGTTGCTGCGCCCCCTGCAACTAAGAAACCATCTTCTTGTACCGAAGCGATGCGTCAAGAAAACGGGAAATATGCGGAGAGTGGTGTTTATGAACTTAATCTGCCTGAATTCCTTAATCACCCTTTCTATGTTTATTGTCTACGTGATGCCAATGGCGGTGAACCATGGACTATAATTCAACGTCGACAAAGTAACGATACCGACTTCTATCGTGGGTGGTTCGAGTATGAACACGGTTTCGGCGATTTGAATGCAAATTTCTTTCTCGGCTTGGATAAAATACACGCGCTGACGAATTCGCAAACACATGAGCTTTGGTTTCAATTAGAAGATTTTGAAAATGAGAAACGTGTTGCTAAGTACGAGAGTTTCGCTATAGGCAACGCTCAGGATACATATAAGTTAATTGTGCTTGGTCAATATTCAGGCTCGGCCGGTGACTCGTTCACTACTCATCGCGGCGAAAAGTTCACAACTAAAGATAGTCATAACGACAAAGATGCTAGCAACTGCGCGGTGCAATATACAGGAGCGTGGTGGTATAAGAAATGTCATGCCAG CAATCTTAATGGTTTATATTTAGGAGGAGAATTTCCAAAAGATCAGTTTGCCAAAGGTGTTGTGTGGCAAGCTTGGCGCGGATATTATTACTcactcaaatatgtacatatggctaTAAGACCaaagtattattattga
- the LOC126752761 gene encoding techylectin-5A-like isoform X4 encodes MALRLIFLSILCGHLLYSGNCAAPIPSSANPFLTYLCDDDLLKSAVNKVEHLSLKLENYNLRMQSELMAMKEQLLREVKTNLELLDSKITTKCNEANKNVVAAPPATKKPSSCTEAMRQENGKYAESGVYELNLPEFLNHPFYVYCLRDANGGEPWTIIQRRQSNDTDFYRGWFEYEHGFGDLNANFFLGLDKIHALTNSQTHELWFQLEDFENEKRVAKYESFAIGNAQDTYKLIVLGQYSGSAGDSFTTHRGEKFTTKDSHNDKDASNCAVQYTGAWWYKKCHASNLNGLYLGGEFPKDQFAKGVVWQAWRGYYYSLKYVHMAIRPKYYY; translated from the exons ATGGCGCTTCGTTTGATATTCTTGTCCATTTTGTGTGGGCATCTTTTGTATTCCGGGAATTGTGCAGCACCTATTCCAAGTAGCGCCAAT CCATTTCTCACCTATCTTTGTGACGATGATTTATTGAAGAGCGCGGTCAACAAGGTAGAGCATTTGAGCTTGAAATTAGAGAATTATAATCTGCG taTGCAAAGTGAATTAATGGCAATGAAGGAGCAGCTTCTTCGCGAAGTAAAAACGAATCTCGAATTGCTAGATTCGAAAATTACAACGAAGTG TAATGAAGCCAACAAAAATGTGGTTGCTGCGCCCCCTGCAACTAAGAAACCATCTTCTTGTACCGAAGCGATGCGTCAAGAAAACGGGAAATATGCGGAGAGTGGTGTTTATGAACTTAATCTGCCTGAATTCCTTAATCACCCTTTCTATGTTTATTGTCTACGTGATGCCAATGGCGGTGAACCATGGACTATAATTCAACGTCGACAAAGTAACGATACCGACTTCTATCGTGGGTGGTTCGAGTATGAACACGGTTTCGGCGATTTGAATGCAAATTTCTTTCTCGGCTTGGATAAAATACACGCGCTGACGAATTCGCAAACACATGAGCTTTGGTTTCAATTAGAAGATTTTGAAAATGAGAAACGTGTTGCTAAGTACGAGAGTTTCGCTATAGGCAACGCTCAGGATACATATAAGTTAATTGTGCTTGGTCAATATTCAGGCTCGGCCGGTGACTCGTTCACTACTCATCGCGGCGAAAAGTTCACAACTAAAGATAGTCATAACGACAAAGATGCTAGCAACTGCGCGGTGCAATATACAGGAGCGTGGTGGTATAAGAAATGTCATGCCAG CAATCTTAATGGTTTATATTTAGGAGGAGAATTTCCAAAAGATCAGTTTGCCAAAGGTGTTGTGTGGCAAGCTTGGCGCGGATATTATTACTcactcaaatatgtacatatggctaTAAGACCaaagtattattattga
- the LOC126752761 gene encoding techylectin-5A-like isoform X1, with product MALRLIFLSILCGHLLYSGNCAAPIPSSANVAPFLTYLCDDDLLKSAVNKVEHLSLKLENYNLRMQSELMAMKEQLLREVKTNLELLDSKITTKCNEANKNVVAAPPATKKPSSCTEAMRQENGKYAESGVYELNLPEFLNHPFYVYCLRDANGGEPWTIIQRRQSNDTDFYRGWFEYEHGFGDLNANFFLGLDKIHALTNSQTHELWFQLEDFENEKRVAKYESFAIGNAQDTYKLIVLGQYSGSAGDSFTTHRGEKFTTKDSHNDKDASNCAVQYTGAWWYKKCHASNLNGLYLGGEFPKDQFAKGVVWQAWRGYYYSLKYVHMAIRPKYYY from the exons ATGGCGCTTCGTTTGATATTCTTGTCCATTTTGTGTGGGCATCTTTTGTATTCCGGGAATTGTGCAGCACCTATTCCAAGTAGCGCCAATGTAGCG CCATTTCTCACCTATCTTTGTGACGATGATTTATTGAAGAGCGCGGTCAACAAGGTAGAGCATTTGAGCTTGAAATTAGAGAATTATAATCTGCG taTGCAAAGTGAATTAATGGCAATGAAGGAGCAGCTTCTTCGCGAAGTAAAAACGAATCTCGAATTGCTAGATTCGAAAATTACAACGAAGTG TAATGAAGCCAACAAAAATGTGGTTGCTGCGCCCCCTGCAACTAAGAAACCATCTTCTTGTACCGAAGCGATGCGTCAAGAAAACGGGAAATATGCGGAGAGTGGTGTTTATGAACTTAATCTGCCTGAATTCCTTAATCACCCTTTCTATGTTTATTGTCTACGTGATGCCAATGGCGGTGAACCATGGACTATAATTCAACGTCGACAAAGTAACGATACCGACTTCTATCGTGGGTGGTTCGAGTATGAACACGGTTTCGGCGATTTGAATGCAAATTTCTTTCTCGGCTTGGATAAAATACACGCGCTGACGAATTCGCAAACACATGAGCTTTGGTTTCAATTAGAAGATTTTGAAAATGAGAAACGTGTTGCTAAGTACGAGAGTTTCGCTATAGGCAACGCTCAGGATACATATAAGTTAATTGTGCTTGGTCAATATTCAGGCTCGGCCGGTGACTCGTTCACTACTCATCGCGGCGAAAAGTTCACAACTAAAGATAGTCATAACGACAAAGATGCTAGCAACTGCGCGGTGCAATATACAGGAGCGTGGTGGTATAAGAAATGTCATGCCAG CAATCTTAATGGTTTATATTTAGGAGGAGAATTTCCAAAAGATCAGTTTGCCAAAGGTGTTGTGTGGCAAGCTTGGCGCGGATATTATTACTcactcaaatatgtacatatggctaTAAGACCaaagtattattattga